The Christiangramia salexigens genome includes the window GTTCCGGAATCCTCAAGACTACGACTTAAGTTTTCTGGTGCCAGACCTTTATCTTTATAGGCTTTCGCGAACATTTTACCGGGCACAACAATAGCCAGGTATTGGTCTGATGCTGTAACATTTAAAGCTAAACAACTAAATACGGTACTGGCAAACAAACCAAATGTGGTATGAAATAGATTCAGCAATGCTTTACTAATTGTGGCTAAGGCCCCAATGGCTTCCATAATACCACCAAAAACCATCGCGCAAAGGATAAGCCAGATGGTACCAAGCATTCCAGCCATTCCGCTGGAGGCGAATAGGTCATTCAAGGCTTCAGAATCGGTTTCTACGGCTGTATCTACAGTGATCGCATTCATAATTCCTTTATAACCACTTATAAAATTAAGCTCGTCGCTACCGCTTACTTGTCTTACGATATCTGGCTGAATGATCAAAGCCGCTACAGCTCCTAGAAGTGTTCCTATTAACAATGCTATTAGAGGAGATGTTTTTTTAACAATAAGAAAAATTACAATTGCCGGAACCAGAAACAACCAGGGGCTTATATTGAATGAAGCATCAATAGAATTCAAAATTGCTGAAGTGTCGGTATTTCCAGAGGTATCAAGATTAAGACCGATTATAATAAAGGCAATGATGGTTATAGTGATGGTTGGCACAGTGGTTAATGCCATATATCTAATATGTGTAAAAAGATCTGTTCCTGCCATAGCGGGTGCAAGATTAGTGGTGTCACTTAACGGGGACATCTTATCACCAAAGTAAGCTCCGGAAAGAATAGCTCCAGCTGTCATTCCCAGGGAAATATCCAGTGCATCTGCAATTCCAATTAGTGCAATACCTACGGTGGCCGAGGTTGTCCAGCTACTTCCCGTGGCAAGCGATATTACCGAGCAGATAATAACACAGG containing:
- the nhaC gene encoding Na+/H+ antiporter NhaC; translated protein: MEESTANPEKEPIIENRELNIWEALIPVFALILMLGFNVLFVYGDDALSGSNQFILLLGGAVAAIVGYFNKVKFDHMIDEVARNIQSTAGAILILLMVGALAGTWLISGIIPTMIYYGLQILNPTIFLAACVIICSVISLATGSSWTTSATVGIALIGIADALDISLGMTAGAILSGAYFGDKMSPLSDTTNLAPAMAGTDLFTHIRYMALTTVPTITITIIAFIIIGLNLDTSGNTDTSAILNSIDASFNISPWLFLVPAIVIFLIVKKTSPLIALLIGTLLGAVAALIIQPDIVRQVSGSDELNFISGYKGIMNAITVDTAVETDSEALNDLFASSGMAGMLGTIWLILCAMVFGGIMEAIGALATISKALLNLFHTTFGLFASTVFSCLALNVTASDQYLAIVVPGKMFAKAYKDKGLAPENLSRSLEDSGTVTSVLVPWNTCGAYHSGVLGVPVLSYAGYAFFNYLSPFMTLLFAALGIKIKKLAGK